The Salvelinus fontinalis isolate EN_2023a chromosome 13, ASM2944872v1, whole genome shotgun sequence DNA segment gcatgttacttctccttaaacaaagtgttgtttttgattaatagatttttgcactttattttattgtatttcaatccaattatattttaaaaatatttcagttgagtggatgatagaaaattgctattattgtttttttctttgaagtaaatttagcccacttttgctaaaatagaaaatataggctactgatggtgccttgaataccggtttctttcatttaatgttcatgttatggggatttttatataaaggaaatttgtcttttgtgtctgttgaaaattaaagattactgacagagccataagaaaatattgctttatttatctgatcatattggaatatatttgttaggttttcagtaggttcaattaggttcactagactatatgcgtcatttaaaaatttttcaatgaacattcgaacagtccggccctcggcttgtagcaaaaatttttatttggccctccgtccatttgactttgacacccctgctgtagatGGTCTCGTGGGTTTACGATTTCAATAAACATATACCCCCAAGGTGATGCTTGTTCTCCCCTGCCACAGCGAGCTAGTGCCAATGGAAGTGCGGTGCCAACACTTATCGTTCTCAATTCTGTAAACACTGCGCCTGAGATGTCATTTCCAACACAGAGATATTTGGCATTGATTCGCGGCATTATATGAGCTGTTATTCAGCTTTGTTGCTGTGTTATAAAGGCTTAGTGTAAGGACACTGATCACCTTCCTCCTTGGTTGTTTGTGTCAGGTTctgtctgctgctgctgccgTTGGTGTGTCTGTGGCTTTCGGTGCCCCCATAGGAGGAGTGCTCTTCAGTCTGGAAGAGGTGAGAAGCGCCttggcttcttcttcttcttcttatgcACATCTATGTGCTTTCTGATTCAAGTTGAACTACTCTTCAAGTTAAATTGAACATTCAATTCAAATGTTGACATTTTGACTATGGTCACTGTGTAACTGTCCGTCTCCTCATGGCCCTGTCAGGTGAGCTACTACTTCCCTCTGAAGACCCTGTGGCGGTCGTTCTTCGCGGCCCTGGTGGCAGCCTTCACCCTGCGCTCCATCAACCCGTTTGGCAACAGCCGCCTGGTGCTGTTCTACGTGGAGTTCCACACCCCCTGGCACCTCCTGGAGCTCGTACCCTTTGTCCTCCTCGGCATCTTCGGCGGCATCTGGGGCGCCTTCTTCATCCGAGCCAACATCGCGTGGTGCCGGCGGCGTAAGACCACGTGGCTGGGCCGCTACCCGGTCCTGGAGGTGCTGGTTGTCACGGCGGTCACGGCGGTGGTGGCTTTCCCTAACAGCTACACCCGCACCAGCACCAGCGAGCTCATCTCTGAGCTCTTCAACGACTGTGGCCTGCTGGACTCCTCCAAGCTGTGTAACTATGACAACGCCAACGTCACCAAGAGCAGCAACGAGCTGCCGGACCGTCCGGCTGGAGATGACGTCTACACGGCCATGTGGCAGCTGTCCCTGGCCCTCGTCTTTAAGATGCTCATCACCGTGGTTACCTTCGGCATGAAGGTACGAGAGGACCTTCTACCATAGCCTGTCTGTATGGCACATCTGTCCAGAGATGTCACCGCTTACTTGTATGATTTCAATGCGAGCTCTTCGATGGGATTTGAGTAGTTTATATAAATCATGTCTTTCCGTTCCTCCAGGTTCCTTCTGGGCTGTTCATTCCTAGTATGGCAGTGGGGGCGATTGCAGGCAGGCTGCTGGGTATAGGCATGGAGCAGCTGGCCTACTACCACCACGACTGGGCGATCTTCAGGGGCTGGTGTTCTCCTGGTGCTGACTGCATCACCCCAGGCCTGTACGCCATGGTGGGGGCTGCTGCTTGCTTAGGTAAGGGCTTCAAGAGTGTTGTATGGTTGCACCTTGCATGTCTAAGAGTGTTTTGTTCACTTGGTTTTGTCTTTACTCTGAGCTCCTTTGTTCCTGGTTAAATGTCAACATTAGGCATAGCCTCGAGACTtctgcctccagccctctctctGTGCCCACAGGTGGGGTGACCCGCATGACCGTATCCCTGGTGGTCATCATGTTCGAGCTGACCGGAGGGCTGGAGTACATCGTGCCCCTGATGGCCGCGGCCATGACCAGCAAGTGGGTGGCGGACGCCATCGGGCGCGAGGGCATCTACGAGGCACACATCCGCCTCAACGGTTACCCCTTCCTGGAGGCCAAGGAGGAGTTCAGTCATAAGACCCTGGCCATGGACGTGATGCGGCCGCGTCGCAGTGACCCGCCGCTCTCCGTACTGACCCAGGACGGCATGACGGTAGAGGACGTGGAGACCATGATCACAGAGACCACCTACAGCGGTTTCCCCGTGGTGGTCTCCCATGAGTCCCAGCGCCTGGTGGGCTTCGTGCTGCGCAGGGACCTCACCATCTCCATAGGTATGGATGATGGGTCATCGTTCTGTGTCGTGCTAGGTGCTGGCTTTTGACCAACATGTTCATTGTCATCATAGCTGAGTGTGGTTACATGGACACAAGGCAATTATCGTGGACAGTCACATGAATATGATGGTTTGATTGAAACGTTTACGTGCTTTGCAAGAAGAGCGATTTCCCTAATTGTCTtatttacatggacacatctgatcAATGCAGAAAATCGGCAAATCAAAATAAACGTTTTTTTTCCCACAGCGGCCATGTTATTTTTGGAACGCATATTTGAGTCGGAACATATAACGTTTGTATGTTaaaactatttctaagatgcGTACATTCAGTTGTTCTGAACTCAACTTCACTCGCGCTAGAGAGGGAGGCGCGCTCAGCTGGCGCCGGCACATCCGTAGATCAAATATACCGCTGGAACGTGGATTAAGgtctttacatgtcctaataattcaaAAGGTGTTTTAATCGGCGTATGCTTACTTCGATTTTGACATTACGACGATTTTAAGATAAGCGGAGCAAGGCGTTAAAGTTACTAATGTAATCTGCCTACTGCCgtaatcagtttaatatcgaaTTATTACTGATTATTATGTAAACGTACTCAATGTCATTAGCAGTGTATTTAACACCTTTCTGGTCTCTTTGTCTctgccactcctctgtaaaaccctctctcccctctcagataaTGCCAGGCAGCGTCAGGATGGGATAGTGAGCACCTCGAG contains these protein-coding regions:
- the LOC129869087 gene encoding H(+)/Cl(-) exchange transporter 5, with the translated sequence MDNTGYCNESSTSDEDMVEIAGATLDFSTTEDVPPLDRGSGDNPGMEEVNGVPKLMDLLDDPVPGVGTYEDFNTIDWVREKSKDRDRHREITSKSKESTWALVKSVSDAFSGWLLMLLIGLMSGALAGGIDISAHWMTDLKEGVCLNGFWFNHEHCCWTSNETTFQERDKCPQWKSWAELIIGTTEGPFAYIMNYLMYVCWALLFSFLAVTLVRAFAPYACGSGIPEIKTILSGFIIRGYLGKWTLIIKTITLVLAVSSGLSLGKEGPLVHVACCCGNILCHLFTKYRKNEAKRREVLSAAAAVGVSVAFGAPIGGVLFSLEEVSYYFPLKTLWRSFFAALVAAFTLRSINPFGNSRLVLFYVEFHTPWHLLELVPFVLLGIFGGIWGAFFIRANIAWCRRRKTTWLGRYPVLEVLVVTAVTAVVAFPNSYTRTSTSELISELFNDCGLLDSSKLCNYDNANVTKSSNELPDRPAGDDVYTAMWQLSLALVFKMLITVVTFGMKVPSGLFIPSMAVGAIAGRLLGIGMEQLAYYHHDWAIFRGWCSPGADCITPGLYAMVGAAACLGGVTRMTVSLVVIMFELTGGLEYIVPLMAAAMTSKWVADAIGREGIYEAHIRLNGYPFLEAKEEFSHKTLAMDVMRPRRSDPPLSVLTQDGMTVEDVETMITETTYSGFPVVVSHESQRLVGFVLRRDLTISIDNARQRQDGIVSTSRIFFTEYTPPQPPSSPPPLKLRGIMDLSPFTVTDHTAMDIVVDIFRKLGLRQCLITHNGRLLGIITKKDILKHVAQIANRDPDSILFN